A window of Sporocytophaga myxococcoides contains these coding sequences:
- a CDS encoding outer membrane beta-barrel protein yields MKKQLLSIAFLLASLTSFAQLEQGNFLVGGRIGISSARPNTVNGGTTVDGVKTTSYFVTPAIGYFIAENFALGLNIGFGGYTEKTPANGTTPELKDKNPYFLVGPFGRYYKKFGDNFAIFGQAAIDFRFGKNKNESYNSFFNRVETTENKTSYFSPNIRPGIVFFPYSKVGIELLVGRIGYTHSVIKYDGYKSKNNNVDFNFDLANVQLGVFLYL; encoded by the coding sequence ATGAAAAAACAATTATTATCAATTGCCTTTTTACTGGCATCACTTACTTCTTTTGCTCAATTGGAACAAGGTAATTTTCTTGTAGGAGGCCGTATCGGAATATCATCAGCTAGACCCAACACTGTAAATGGAGGAACTACTGTAGATGGTGTAAAAACTACTTCTTATTTCGTAACTCCTGCAATAGGATATTTCATAGCAGAAAATTTTGCATTAGGATTAAATATCGGTTTCGGAGGATATACAGAAAAAACCCCGGCAAATGGTACTACTCCGGAATTGAAAGACAAAAATCCTTATTTCTTAGTTGGCCCTTTCGGAAGATATTATAAAAAATTTGGAGATAACTTCGCCATTTTTGGTCAGGCAGCTATTGATTTCAGATTTGGTAAAAATAAAAATGAATCATATAATAGTTTCTTTAATAGAGTTGAAACTACCGAGAATAAGACAAGTTATTTTAGTCCAAATATAAGACCGGGTATAGTATTCTTCCCTTATTCAAAAGTAGGCATTGAACTACTTGTTGGAAGAATCGGATATACCCACTCAGTCATAAAATATGATGGTTATAAAAGCAAGAATAATAATGTAGACTTTAACTTTGACCTTGCAAATGTTCAATTAGGTGTGTTTTTATACCTGTAA
- a CDS encoding helix-turn-helix domain-containing protein, with translation MNLITERILAILEYKELTPSSFADTIGIQRSSMSHILSGRNKPSLDVIHKILITFPDIQSDWLLTGKGPMKQLNLFGEPQKADPEEEKKLIRKELEKKEEILAKAEVSAEIVSGLLFSENTSPNQTESFYTPESEPSVDAYFDSIFENPNFFKEQHEEIIEISEIKTISEEMSETDIEEKSAETEKEEYPETLSTSKSEIDSETELTTEEITISPEDEAIIESERTGDLGFTEATNEITKIQEKESPVVPPQEPEEEVLLAEVQTPENKEIQPEQPNIEQTINQPITEAKEIVMITETMREVENSANSNLTLNTQEAPFQPTAEKKAVQKPKKVQKIVIFYDDGTFSAHSPE, from the coding sequence ATGAATTTAATAACAGAAAGAATACTGGCAATACTGGAATACAAAGAATTGACTCCTTCGTCCTTTGCTGATACAATAGGTATCCAAAGGTCAAGCATGTCACACATCCTCTCTGGTAGAAACAAACCCAGTCTGGATGTGATTCATAAAATTCTTATTACATTTCCGGACATACAATCAGATTGGCTCTTAACTGGAAAAGGCCCTATGAAACAGCTCAACTTATTTGGAGAACCGCAGAAAGCAGACCCGGAAGAAGAGAAGAAATTAATACGCAAAGAATTAGAAAAAAAAGAAGAAATTCTGGCGAAAGCAGAAGTCTCTGCAGAAATCGTTTCAGGTTTACTGTTTTCTGAAAACACCTCTCCTAACCAAACAGAATCATTTTACACTCCTGAATCGGAGCCTTCTGTTGATGCATACTTCGACAGTATTTTCGAAAATCCCAATTTCTTCAAAGAACAGCACGAAGAAATTATAGAAATTTCTGAAATAAAAACGATCAGCGAAGAAATGTCAGAAACAGACATCGAAGAAAAATCTGCCGAAACGGAGAAAGAAGAATACCCCGAAACGTTGTCAACCTCTAAGTCTGAAATTGACTCTGAAACAGAATTGACAACAGAAGAAATTACAATATCCCCTGAGGATGAAGCAATTATCGAATCAGAAAGGACAGGTGATTTAGGATTCACAGAGGCAACAAATGAAATAACAAAAATTCAGGAAAAGGAATCGCCAGTAGTTCCACCCCAAGAACCTGAAGAAGAAGTCTTATTAGCAGAAGTACAAACCCCGGAGAATAAGGAAATTCAGCCGGAACAACCAAATATAGAACAAACAATTAATCAACCTATTACAGAAGCCAAAGAGATTGTTATGATCACAGAAACGATGAGAGAAGTGGAAAACTCAGCAAATTCAAATCTGACACTTAATACTCAGGAAGCACCATTTCAGCCTACCGCAGAGAAAAAAGCAGTTCAGAAACCTAAAAAAGTACAAAAAATCGTCATATTTTATGATGACGGAACATTTTCTGCTCACTCTCCAGAATAA
- a CDS encoding YqaE/Pmp3 family membrane protein, whose protein sequence is MKKTLFYLNGIILSSLMILSCSKKESAFFTNHYSTGYTSLKKENKESVKPEIQTHIASANKEIVTALGEQVIFKPEIGVSKNNPDEIKAILSDEPQAKGKEAAVPSKKEIKKTVKKAVKESKSNDSTISKLLLVIIAIILPPLAVALVDGLSGPFWLSILLTILFYLPGLIYAIYRIYKND, encoded by the coding sequence ATGAAAAAAACTTTATTTTATCTGAATGGAATCATTCTTTCTTCACTGATGATTTTATCATGCAGCAAAAAGGAATCTGCGTTTTTTACAAACCATTATTCAACGGGATATACCAGTTTGAAAAAGGAAAATAAAGAGAGTGTTAAACCTGAAATTCAAACTCATATCGCCAGTGCCAATAAGGAGATTGTTACGGCTTTAGGTGAGCAGGTGATTTTTAAACCGGAGATAGGTGTTTCAAAAAATAATCCGGATGAAATTAAGGCGATTTTATCTGACGAGCCGCAAGCTAAAGGAAAGGAGGCCGCTGTACCTTCTAAAAAGGAAATTAAGAAAACTGTTAAAAAAGCAGTAAAAGAAAGCAAATCAAATGATAGTACTATTAGTAAATTATTGCTTGTGATTATCGCTATTATACTTCCTCCATTGGCAGTTGCTTTAGTTGATGGATTGAGCGGACCGTTCTGGTTAAGTATCTTGCTTACGATTCTGTTCTACCTTCCCGGACTTATATATGCTATTTACAGGATTTATAAAAATGATTAA
- a CDS encoding DMT family transporter produces the protein MSIKNHKNENLFLVGLVISMFCWGVSWTSGKIMVSYGNALNITLYRFFVTFISLFIIVGFTGEKLRILKKGLPDLICAALLIALYTYLFFKGLSLGKAGAGGVLVTTLNPIISYGIMLVYAKRKPGKYEVIGLAIGLVAGAFLLQVWNNWHKIWNAGNSYFVMATFTWAFLSLFTARSGRYGSPIAFSLWMYGICTVIIALISDYQESIEVFNRIDLVFWINLFFSATITTALATTFFFVATSRLGAGKASTFIFLVPFSAALGSWIFLKEVPEIHTIIGGLLGIFAVYMINRK, from the coding sequence ATGTCAATAAAAAATCACAAAAATGAGAATCTGTTCCTGGTTGGCTTAGTTATTAGTATGTTTTGCTGGGGGGTAAGCTGGACATCGGGAAAGATTATGGTCAGTTATGGAAATGCACTGAATATAACGCTTTACCGGTTCTTTGTAACATTTATTTCATTATTTATAATAGTTGGGTTTACCGGAGAGAAGCTTAGAATTCTCAAAAAGGGTTTGCCAGATCTTATTTGTGCTGCCTTATTAATAGCTCTTTATACATACTTGTTTTTTAAAGGTCTTTCTCTTGGAAAGGCAGGAGCAGGGGGAGTATTGGTTACTACATTAAACCCGATCATTTCATATGGTATAATGCTTGTTTATGCCAAAAGGAAACCTGGGAAATATGAAGTAATCGGACTTGCAATTGGTCTGGTTGCAGGAGCTTTCTTGCTTCAGGTTTGGAATAACTGGCATAAAATCTGGAATGCCGGGAATAGTTATTTTGTTATGGCTACTTTTACATGGGCCTTCTTAAGCCTATTTACAGCAAGATCAGGACGTTATGGTTCGCCGATAGCTTTTAGTCTTTGGATGTATGGTATATGCACTGTTATCATAGCTTTGATTTCTGACTATCAGGAAAGTATTGAAGTGTTTAACAGGATTGATCTTGTTTTCTGGATAAATCTTTTTTTCAGTGCTACTATCACAACTGCTCTGGCTACAACGTTTTTCTTTGTTGCTACTTCTAGATTAGGTGCAGGCAAAGCCAGCACATTTATTTTCCTGGTTCCGTTTTCTGCCGCTTTAGGATCCTGGATTTTTTTAAAGGAAGTTCCGGAAATTCATACCATCATTGGGGGACTTCTTGGAATATTTGCTGTCTATATGATAAACAGAAAATAG
- a CDS encoding PAS domain-containing protein: MNIPVFSKTSNSKTKELEERVTTLEAQIIAASEFVKEIEKGNLNVDYKYNEESDTGNALSASLISLRNQLKNYAVEEKERNWVTEGLARFIDILRSKNNDMNELTDDIIRNLIKYLGANQGALYIIDDNDAQDIYLEIKACYAFERKKYINQRINIGEGLAGQAVMEKETIYMTEIPDSYLRITSGLGEGSARNLLIVPLKLDDQVLGVLEIASFSIFKKYQIEFVERLGESIASTVKAVKINQRTNKLLQDTQAQTQQLREQEEEVRQNMEELSATQEEMKRVLNQAQEKESYLNELINVPKDSIITVDKNFKIISYNRAFSAGLEAMTGKMDFKGFDYLSLFPDQNEKLKQKTLFERAFAGENFEETNEYDANGVKSYYTMNLAPIYSKEGEIIAVACFGKDVTALMSAQKQTEQLLSESRQKSEELLAQEEELRQNMEELSTTQEEMERILNEVREKESYLTELINVPKDTIFTVDRDYRVLSYNKSFSMALEAFTGNVDLKGFPFLDLFPSEAEKQKQIALYERAFNGENFEITNEYDDNNGGVIYITTNLAPLHDKNNKIFAVASFGKDITKLIAAQKQSEKLLGESELKSKELLAQEEELRQNMEELSATQEEMQRILEDVRRKEQYLKELINVPKDSIFTVDKNYCIIDWNKSFAEGLEAAGITDLKGFDLMNLFQDEKAKQNQIEVYQRAFKGENFEIITEYPQESKISYYASNYAPLRNDAGEIFAVACFSKDVTELMTVKKNNKK; encoded by the coding sequence ATGAATATTCCAGTTTTCAGTAAAACCAGCAATTCTAAAACAAAAGAACTCGAAGAGAGAGTAACTACACTAGAAGCACAAATTATAGCAGCTTCAGAATTTGTAAAAGAAATAGAAAAAGGAAATCTTAATGTCGATTATAAGTACAATGAAGAATCAGACACAGGCAACGCTCTGAGTGCTTCGCTTATAAGTCTCAGAAATCAGTTAAAGAACTATGCTGTTGAAGAAAAGGAAAGAAACTGGGTTACAGAAGGGCTGGCAAGGTTCATTGACATCCTGAGGTCTAAAAACAATGACATGAACGAGCTAACAGATGATATAATCAGAAATCTGATTAAATATCTGGGAGCCAATCAGGGTGCATTATATATTATCGACGACAATGATGCTCAGGACATTTATTTAGAAATAAAAGCTTGTTATGCCTTTGAAAGAAAAAAGTACATTAATCAAAGAATAAATATAGGTGAAGGTCTTGCGGGACAGGCTGTGATGGAAAAGGAAACTATTTACATGACAGAAATACCTGACAGTTATTTGAGAATTACCTCTGGATTAGGAGAAGGTTCTGCGAGAAATCTTTTGATTGTTCCATTAAAATTAGACGATCAGGTACTTGGCGTGCTTGAAATCGCCTCATTTTCCATATTTAAAAAATATCAGATTGAGTTTGTTGAAAGGCTTGGAGAAAGTATTGCTTCAACTGTGAAAGCTGTTAAAATCAATCAACGCACCAATAAGCTCCTTCAGGATACACAAGCACAAACACAGCAACTAAGGGAGCAGGAAGAGGAAGTGAGACAAAACATGGAAGAACTTTCTGCAACTCAGGAAGAAATGAAGCGAGTTCTAAATCAAGCTCAGGAAAAAGAAAGTTATTTGAATGAATTAATCAATGTACCTAAGGATAGCATCATTACAGTTGATAAGAATTTTAAAATTATTAGTTACAACAGAGCTTTTTCGGCAGGTTTAGAAGCTATGACAGGAAAGATGGATTTTAAAGGTTTTGATTACCTTTCATTATTTCCTGATCAGAATGAGAAGCTGAAGCAAAAAACTCTGTTTGAAAGAGCATTCGCAGGCGAGAATTTTGAAGAGACCAATGAATATGATGCCAATGGAGTGAAATCCTATTATACCATGAACCTAGCTCCTATTTATAGTAAAGAAGGAGAAATCATAGCTGTGGCATGCTTTGGGAAAGATGTGACAGCCCTTATGAGTGCTCAAAAGCAGACTGAACAGTTGCTAAGCGAATCACGTCAGAAATCAGAGGAACTTTTGGCACAGGAAGAAGAGCTTCGTCAAAATATGGAAGAGCTTTCAACCACTCAGGAAGAAATGGAGAGAATTCTGAATGAGGTAAGAGAAAAAGAAAGTTACCTTACTGAACTGATTAATGTGCCAAAGGATACAATATTCACGGTAGACAGAGACTATAGAGTACTTAGCTATAATAAATCTTTTTCAATGGCCCTTGAAGCATTTACTGGTAATGTAGATCTAAAAGGCTTTCCATTCCTTGATTTATTCCCATCAGAAGCTGAAAAGCAGAAACAAATTGCTTTATATGAAAGAGCTTTTAACGGGGAAAACTTTGAAATTACGAATGAATACGATGATAATAATGGTGGGGTGATCTACATCACAACAAACCTTGCCCCATTGCATGATAAAAACAACAAAATTTTTGCAGTAGCAAGCTTTGGGAAAGACATTACGAAATTAATAGCAGCACAGAAACAGTCAGAAAAATTACTGGGAGAAAGTGAACTTAAATCCAAGGAACTTTTAGCTCAGGAAGAAGAACTTCGTCAAAATATGGAGGAGCTTTCTGCAACCCAGGAAGAAATGCAACGTATCCTAGAGGACGTTCGGCGAAAAGAGCAATATTTAAAAGAACTGATAAATGTTCCCAAAGACAGCATATTTACAGTAGATAAAAATTATTGTATAATTGATTGGAATAAATCATTTGCAGAAGGTCTTGAAGCTGCAGGTATCACAGATCTTAAAGGTTTTGACTTAATGAATCTATTTCAGGATGAAAAAGCAAAACAAAACCAGATCGAAGTTTACCAAAGAGCATTTAAAGGTGAAAACTTTGAAATCATAACTGAATATCCCCAGGAAAGTAAAATCTCCTACTACGCATCCAACTATGCACCATTACGTAACGATGCCGGAGAAATCTTCGCAGTGGCATGTTTTTCCAAAGATGTAACTGAATTAATGACAGTTAAAAAGAATAATAAGAAATAA
- a CDS encoding HYC_CC_PP family protein, whose protein sequence is MYFKRFINIVLVFALLISVIGVTTTSAICKYRTGNNVVCKSAEKNCCKHTKESNNCCEVKSELKKLDADLLRQGNFDYIPDIILFAAAYFYIAFEFLQVKDSHVRLYNYSPPLISLDLSVLHQVFRI, encoded by the coding sequence ATGTATTTCAAAAGATTTATAAATATTGTTCTTGTATTTGCACTTCTTATCTCTGTGATAGGCGTGACGACAACCAGTGCGATCTGTAAATACAGAACCGGAAATAATGTAGTGTGCAAAAGTGCCGAAAAGAATTGTTGCAAGCATACTAAAGAAAGTAACAATTGTTGTGAGGTAAAATCAGAACTTAAAAAGCTTGATGCAGATCTTTTAAGACAAGGGAATTTTGATTATATTCCAGATATAATTTTGTTTGCTGCAGCTTACTTTTATATAGCATTTGAATTTTTGCAGGTAAAGGACTCTCATGTCCGATTATATAATTACAGTCCACCTCTTATTTCTTTGGATCTATCGGTCCTTCATCAGGTATTTAGAATTTAG
- a CDS encoding penicillin-binding protein 1A, giving the protein MSNQEQGFSLKDFNWKKWIKPGMIFLAVLFASIFIYITYQVYKKLPNGDDLKNIRNATASEIYSSDGILIGKYFIQDRTDINFEKLPKHLINALLATEDIRFYKHNGFDRRGMLRVLFKSIIMQDESSGGGSTVEQQLAKNLFPRKKYRFFSMLINKTREAIVATRLNETFNKNEILTLYFNTVPYGENAYGIAAGARRYFNTAVDSLNIQQAATLVGMLKATTSYNPAKNPEKAKERRNVVLQQMAKYQFITQEEAEKFQKKDLKIRYNYLSHNTGLATYFREYLRQELDEWCNTHYKPDGTPYNLYTDGLKIYTSIDSKMQRHAEKAMTEHMSKLQVSFYSHWKNSTPWKKSPQVLTDACKRSDRYQYLKSLDLDEANFKKELNKKTEMKVFTWDGEKEKNFSTLDSIKHYLYFLQAGFFAMDPFTGQVKVWVGGINHKYFKYDHVTSKRQVGSTFKPIVYAAALESGISPCEYFPNQRQVIEEYDNWSPKNADGNYGGYYSMIGALTKSVNTVSASLIMKAGVNKVVNFAEKLGISSPLDPVPSLALGTADVSLMEMVSAYSAFANGGKSVSPNYLLKIKDKAGKTIYKSNPPDFRQTVSASTAEMITYMLRKVVQEGTAAGMANYVGPDAQIAGKTGTTQSHADGWFIGYTPALVAGCWVGAEDRRVHFRSIDLGQGAHMAMPIFGKFMGKLGKDKKLKKYVYQQWPELREEIFENMDCIPFSEKAPDGYPVNNSGTDEAFEGDELRRPSENQRSHRRQESKEPLNWFKNIFKKKKRERTSSESEEDEWY; this is encoded by the coding sequence ATGAGTAATCAGGAACAGGGATTTTCCTTAAAAGATTTTAACTGGAAAAAGTGGATTAAACCGGGAATGATATTCCTGGCGGTTTTATTTGCTTCAATCTTTATTTACATAACCTATCAAGTCTACAAAAAACTGCCCAATGGAGATGATCTGAAAAACATCAGAAATGCTACAGCTTCTGAAATTTATTCTTCAGATGGTATTCTCATAGGAAAATATTTTATTCAGGATCGTACTGATATAAATTTTGAAAAACTACCCAAACATTTAATCAATGCATTGCTGGCTACGGAAGATATCCGCTTTTATAAGCACAATGGATTTGACCGGAGAGGAATGCTCAGAGTGCTGTTTAAATCTATAATAATGCAGGATGAAAGCTCTGGTGGTGGCAGTACTGTTGAACAGCAATTGGCTAAAAACCTTTTTCCCAGAAAAAAATACAGGTTCTTCTCAATGCTAATCAATAAAACAAGAGAAGCAATAGTAGCTACAAGATTAAATGAAACTTTTAATAAAAATGAAATTCTAACACTATACTTTAATACTGTGCCATATGGAGAAAATGCATATGGAATAGCTGCTGGTGCCAGAAGGTATTTTAATACAGCAGTAGATTCTCTGAATATTCAACAAGCCGCGACTTTGGTTGGAATGCTTAAAGCTACAACGTCTTATAATCCGGCAAAGAATCCTGAAAAAGCAAAGGAACGAAGAAACGTTGTTTTGCAACAAATGGCAAAATATCAGTTTATTACGCAAGAAGAAGCCGAGAAATTCCAGAAAAAAGATCTAAAAATCAGATACAACTACCTTTCACATAATACAGGATTAGCCACATATTTCAGAGAATACCTCAGACAAGAATTGGATGAATGGTGCAATACTCATTATAAGCCGGATGGAACTCCTTATAATCTGTATACTGATGGTTTAAAAATATACACCTCCATTGATTCAAAAATGCAACGTCATGCTGAAAAAGCGATGACTGAGCACATGTCTAAATTACAGGTTAGTTTTTATTCCCACTGGAAAAACTCAACTCCCTGGAAAAAATCTCCTCAGGTATTGACCGATGCATGCAAAAGGTCTGACAGATATCAATATTTAAAAAGCCTTGACCTGGATGAGGCAAATTTCAAAAAGGAGCTCAATAAAAAAACAGAAATGAAGGTATTTACCTGGGATGGAGAAAAAGAAAAGAATTTCTCAACCCTGGATTCCATAAAGCACTACTTATATTTCCTTCAGGCTGGATTTTTTGCAATGGATCCTTTTACCGGTCAGGTTAAAGTCTGGGTAGGCGGTATCAACCATAAATATTTCAAATATGATCATGTTACTTCCAAAAGACAGGTTGGTTCAACTTTCAAACCTATCGTTTATGCAGCTGCTTTAGAATCAGGAATCAGTCCTTGCGAATACTTCCCTAACCAAAGGCAGGTGATTGAGGAATATGATAACTGGTCACCCAAAAACGCTGATGGAAACTATGGAGGATATTATTCCATGATAGGCGCTCTTACCAAATCAGTAAATACTGTTTCGGCAAGCCTGATCATGAAAGCAGGAGTTAATAAAGTTGTAAACTTTGCCGAAAAACTTGGCATTAGTTCCCCTCTGGACCCAGTACCATCTCTGGCTCTTGGCACTGCAGATGTTTCTTTGATGGAAATGGTTTCTGCATACAGTGCATTTGCAAATGGTGGAAAAAGTGTAAGTCCAAATTACCTATTAAAGATTAAAGACAAAGCTGGCAAAACAATCTACAAGAGCAATCCTCCGGATTTCCGGCAGACCGTCAGTGCTTCAACTGCTGAAATGATAACCTATATGCTTCGAAAAGTAGTGCAGGAAGGTACAGCTGCTGGTATGGCAAATTATGTAGGTCCTGATGCTCAGATTGCAGGAAAAACAGGGACAACTCAATCGCATGCAGACGGATGGTTTATCGGCTATACCCCTGCCCTAGTTGCAGGATGCTGGGTTGGTGCTGAAGACAGAAGGGTACATTTTAGGTCTATAGATCTTGGTCAGGGTGCACATATGGCAATGCCTATATTCGGTAAATTTATGGGAAAGCTTGGTAAAGATAAAAAGTTAAAAAAATATGTCTACCAGCAATGGCCTGAACTCAGGGAAGAAATATTTGAAAATATGGACTGTATTCCGTTTTCAGAGAAAGCTCCGGATGGGTATCCTGTAAATAATAGTGGTACCGATGAAGCATTCGAAGGGGATGAATTAAGAAGACCATCTGAAAACCAAAGATCGCATCGTCGTCAGGAATCCAAAGAACCTCTTAACTGGTTTAAGAATATCTTTAAAAAGAAAAAACGTGAAAGAACTTCATCTGAAAGTGAAGAAGATGAATGGTATTAA